The Nocardia sp. BMG111209 genome includes a window with the following:
- a CDS encoding helix-turn-helix domain-containing protein, translated as MESEFSQPEGALDDSPGVLENRGGADALSPRQAAAAVFSSRLSELIAESVVSTEDGSTRSLTLYSLAQHLELAYPDVPVSQSGLYRLIHGEAIPRLDLIIALARVFDVPPEYFVTAEKKR; from the coding sequence GTGGAATCGGAATTCTCGCAGCCGGAAGGCGCACTGGATGATTCGCCCGGTGTCCTCGAGAATCGCGGCGGCGCGGACGCACTCAGCCCTCGGCAGGCCGCTGCCGCCGTATTCTCCAGTCGCCTCTCGGAATTGATCGCCGAATCGGTGGTGTCCACCGAGGACGGCTCGACTCGATCGCTGACGTTGTATTCGCTGGCACAGCATCTGGAGCTGGCGTACCCGGATGTGCCTGTCTCGCAATCGGGTCTGTATCGGCTCATTCACGGGGAAGCGATACCGCGGCTCGATTTGATCATCGCACTGGCTCGGGTGTTCGACGTGCCGCCGGAGTATTTTGTGACTGCCGAGAAAAAGCGCTGA
- the eccE gene encoding type VII secretion protein EccE: MGALSSASPRAGERLPFTVVVLAGSLLITAMWGRPLWYIGPAVVGVAVLLVTVPIAGRTTLRWLLDRAAFRFGLQARAVARAAPPRLVDVEVAAGTCGIGADGDVLIAMIQLAPDLDLPTVIAEETIYTEDTVPVDLLLPLREQYGIELDIDIVTTGRRVRPTGSYSMLYDQLIGAQPVIGHRLTWLVVRLDQERNLAVLSRRGPVATVAPKALATAAVRIASRLREHGIAAQQLPADELRDATRLLHAGIEPSDLRERWNRLEPPVPNRVVTTGVVDWHRLGGLGLEDCWTWNRGWTTVVISLPAGGPAEAAPRVLVRYVGPPLDELPDYLRPLRGQQSQALRATLPTTVSVRDLPRDESGADIIPDDVLPELLIPIGPNGQILGAISGHPRHTLALPLYDPSRFNPRRRSIDVHAELAVAQQIVLRAMIVGAEVEVHSARPQRWWQLVSAVGDPNALRLAPDPAQGGNSDGFEPPTITVFDQMTPRTSGAQTTVTISDPDTPPRRAADLLITQVDRAAVDVRIPMRTVRVDLIEPHGETRYFDSGAGPGAGQPTAEGFPPALGSAPTVPLADRPPARVMGQ, encoded by the coding sequence GTGGGCGCGTTGAGTTCCGCGAGTCCGCGTGCCGGCGAGCGATTGCCGTTCACGGTGGTGGTGCTGGCCGGCAGCCTGCTGATCACGGCGATGTGGGGCCGGCCGTTGTGGTACATCGGGCCGGCCGTGGTGGGTGTGGCCGTGCTCCTGGTGACGGTTCCGATCGCCGGGCGCACGACCCTGCGCTGGCTGCTCGACCGGGCCGCATTCCGATTCGGCCTCCAGGCCCGCGCGGTCGCTCGCGCCGCGCCACCGCGACTGGTGGATGTCGAGGTCGCCGCCGGTACCTGCGGTATCGGTGCCGACGGCGATGTGCTCATCGCGATGATCCAGCTGGCGCCGGATCTGGATCTGCCCACGGTGATCGCCGAGGAGACCATCTACACCGAGGACACGGTGCCGGTGGATCTGTTGCTGCCGCTGCGCGAGCAGTACGGCATCGAGCTCGACATCGACATCGTCACCACCGGCCGGCGCGTCCGGCCGACCGGCAGCTACAGCATGCTGTACGACCAGCTGATCGGTGCGCAGCCGGTGATCGGGCACCGGCTGACCTGGCTGGTGGTGCGCCTGGATCAGGAGCGGAATCTGGCCGTCCTGTCCCGGCGCGGGCCGGTGGCGACCGTGGCGCCCAAGGCGCTGGCCACCGCGGCCGTCCGGATCGCGTCGCGATTGCGCGAGCACGGTATCGCCGCGCAGCAACTGCCCGCCGACGAACTGCGCGACGCGACGCGGCTGCTGCACGCCGGGATCGAACCCTCGGATCTGCGCGAGCGCTGGAACCGGCTGGAGCCGCCGGTCCCCAACCGGGTCGTGACGACCGGTGTCGTCGACTGGCACCGGCTCGGCGGCCTGGGGCTGGAGGACTGCTGGACCTGGAACCGGGGCTGGACCACCGTGGTCATCAGCCTGCCGGCCGGCGGCCCGGCGGAGGCGGCGCCGCGGGTGCTGGTGCGCTATGTCGGCCCGCCGCTGGACGAGCTGCCGGACTATCTGCGGCCACTGCGCGGGCAGCAGTCGCAGGCGTTGCGGGCCACGTTGCCGACCACCGTCTCGGTGCGGGACCTGCCGCGCGACGAGTCCGGGGCCGACATCATCCCGGACGACGTCCTGCCGGAACTGCTGATCCCGATCGGCCCGAACGGGCAGATCCTCGGCGCGATCAGCGGCCATCCGCGGCATACGCTGGCGCTGCCGCTGTACGACCCGTCCCGGTTCAACCCGCGCCGCCGCTCGATCGACGTGCACGCGGAGCTGGCCGTGGCACAACAGATCGTGTTGCGGGCGATGATCGTGGGCGCGGAGGTGGAGGTGCACTCCGCGCGGCCGCAACGATGGTGGCAGCTGGTGTCCGCGGTGGGGGATCCCAATGCCCTGCGCCTGGCCCCCGATCCCGCACAGGGCGGGAACTCGGACGGCTTCGAACCGCCGACGATCACCGTCTTCGATCAGATGACCCCGCGCACGTCGGGGGCACAGACCACGGTGACCATCAGCGATCCCGACACCCCGCCGCGGCGGGCGGCCGATCTGCTGATCACCCAGGTCGACCGGGCTGCCGTGGATGTGCGCATCCCGATGCGCACCGTGCGGGTGGATCTGATCGAACCACACGGCGAGACACGCTATTTCGACTCGGGCGCCGGGCCGGGTGCGGGACAGCCCACTGCCGAGGGCTTTCCGCCCGCACTGGGAAGTGCGCCGACCGTACCGCTCGCAGACCGCCCGCCGGCACGGGTGATGGGACAGTAA
- the mycP gene encoding type VII secretion-associated serine protease mycosin — MRTGHGLRVAVCTAAACALVTVASAPALAVNPPQVVVGVIPPDGAPGPEQPTKQDKGCLVTGVLPDSDLQQAPPPERMLNLAQARALSRGAGVTVAVIDTGVGPNPRLPNLVGGGDYVAAGGDGLSDCDAHGTLVAGIIGAGTDPADGFSGVAPDAQLISIRYRSGAFSLEQSPGSDPAQQLSMDIRTLARAVTHAANLGAQVITVSLPVCVGAAQPVDQSVLSAAVGYASRLRGALIVAGAGNTGSSGCEQNPDIDPSRPTDRRNWTGVQTLSAPGWFYSDVLTVGFTTATGSAVPDTLTGPWVAVAAPGTGIESLGPGGGGLINAVGGGDKLVPVGGASFAAAYVAGVAALLRSRYPSESPTEIVARLEASAHAPARGVDNTVGTGVIDPVAALSYRTPPQPPAGLNRGELLSLPTPPRPPDRRPLAVSAAVAFAALVLGLGVGRWQRRWAR, encoded by the coding sequence ATGAGAACAGGTCACGGCCTGCGTGTGGCCGTGTGCACGGCGGCCGCGTGCGCGCTGGTCACGGTCGCGTCCGCACCCGCGCTCGCGGTGAATCCGCCGCAGGTGGTGGTGGGTGTCATCCCGCCGGACGGTGCGCCCGGTCCCGAACAGCCGACGAAGCAGGACAAGGGTTGCCTGGTCACCGGCGTGCTGCCGGACAGCGATCTGCAACAGGCCCCGCCGCCGGAACGGATGTTGAATCTCGCACAGGCCCGCGCCCTTTCCCGTGGGGCGGGCGTCACCGTCGCGGTGATCGACACCGGGGTCGGCCCGAATCCCCGGCTGCCCAATCTGGTCGGCGGTGGCGACTATGTCGCGGCCGGCGGCGACGGGCTGTCGGACTGCGATGCGCACGGCACGCTGGTGGCCGGGATCATCGGCGCCGGAACGGATCCCGCCGACGGGTTCAGCGGAGTGGCTCCGGACGCTCAGCTCATCTCCATCCGCTACCGGTCCGGCGCCTTCAGCCTCGAACAGTCGCCGGGTTCGGATCCGGCCCAGCAGCTTTCGATGGACATCCGGACCCTGGCCAGGGCAGTCACCCACGCGGCGAACCTCGGCGCCCAGGTGATCACGGTGTCGCTACCGGTCTGTGTGGGCGCCGCACAGCCGGTGGACCAGTCGGTGCTGTCCGCCGCCGTCGGTTACGCGAGCCGATTGCGCGGGGCGCTGATCGTCGCCGGCGCCGGCAACACGGGAAGCAGTGGCTGCGAACAGAATCCGGACATCGATCCGAGTCGTCCCACCGACCGGCGGAACTGGACGGGCGTGCAGACCCTCTCGGCGCCGGGCTGGTTCTATTCCGATGTGCTCACCGTCGGATTCACCACGGCAACCGGCTCCGCGGTGCCGGACACGCTGACCGGGCCGTGGGTTGCGGTCGCCGCGCCCGGCACCGGCATCGAATCGCTCGGCCCCGGCGGCGGTGGCCTGATCAACGCGGTCGGCGGCGGGGACAAACTGGTCCCGGTCGGCGGCGCGTCGTTCGCCGCCGCCTATGTCGCCGGCGTGGCGGCGCTGCTGCGCTCGCGCTACCCCAGCGAGAGCCCGACCGAGATCGTCGCGCGGCTGGAGGCCAGCGCGCACGCGCCGGCTCGGGGCGTCGACAACACCGTCGGCACGGGCGTCATCGATCCGGTGGCGGCGTTGAGCTATCGCACTCCGCCGCAGCCGCCCGCGGGCCTGAATCGCGGTGAGCTGCTGTCACTTCCGACGCCACCACGACCACCGGACCGGCGGCCGCTCGCGGTGTCCGCCGCGGTGGCGTTCGCGGCGCTGGTCTTGGGCCTGGGTGTGGGCCGGTGGCAGCGGAGGTGGGCGCGTTGA
- the eccD gene encoding type VII secretion integral membrane protein EccD — MSTAFAPTAAAATAPAPSAEVARARIAIMVATYQIDVVVPTKFAIETFIDDLIVVLAGAIDDENVDFTPPVGQWSLARPGEAAIPRWRSLEDHQIADGAVLTLSVVESAEIFTPVVEDITDALALINEREFAEFDAETVQTAGISVLGAASLTVAAMMCWSWTRTGSWVWCGLPTLLLGLVCWITAVPVQRRENSARLGLGLALSALPLLFAGAATLVPPAYGRPGPLAPANLAAGLVVAAVAALTMLRLVRIGTTVLVAVATLGVILAVAVSPAAYLDVSVRQVAAGVVFVALVLLTAAPRLAVVAARIRPPDLPDPGAEVAPATLTDIFDAQTGVDPAEDDQALPAETIESRARTAVTTLRGLIIGMATAVSAGTVMAAAASPGGIREIVLAGAVAGALTLRARWHPDRVQAVALIVGAAIATIGTGFVLVGAYHTPAARLAVAFVVAGLAALGCLAAVGLPGRRLSPVTRRAVDLVEYTLILVVPALAFWIMGVYTAMRAI; from the coding sequence ATGAGCACCGCCTTCGCGCCCACCGCCGCAGCCGCGACGGCGCCCGCACCGTCGGCGGAGGTGGCCAGGGCCCGCATCGCGATCATGGTCGCCACGTACCAGATCGACGTGGTGGTACCGACGAAATTCGCCATCGAGACCTTCATCGATGATCTGATCGTTGTGCTGGCCGGTGCGATCGACGACGAGAACGTCGATTTCACACCGCCGGTGGGGCAGTGGAGCCTGGCTCGTCCGGGCGAGGCCGCGATTCCGCGCTGGCGCAGCCTGGAGGATCACCAGATCGCCGACGGCGCCGTGCTGACGCTGTCGGTGGTGGAGTCGGCCGAGATCTTCACCCCGGTGGTCGAGGACATCACCGACGCGCTGGCGCTGATCAACGAACGCGAATTCGCCGAATTCGACGCCGAGACGGTGCAGACCGCCGGAATCTCGGTGCTCGGGGCCGCCTCGCTGACCGTGGCCGCGATGATGTGCTGGTCGTGGACCCGGACCGGATCCTGGGTGTGGTGCGGTCTCCCGACGCTGCTGCTGGGTCTGGTGTGCTGGATCACGGCGGTTCCGGTGCAGCGGCGGGAGAATTCGGCCCGGCTGGGTCTGGGACTGGCGTTGTCGGCATTGCCGTTGCTGTTTGCGGGCGCCGCGACGCTGGTGCCGCCCGCCTACGGCCGGCCCGGTCCGCTGGCACCCGCGAATCTGGCCGCCGGACTGGTGGTCGCGGCGGTGGCCGCGCTGACGATGTTGCGACTGGTGCGGATAGGCACCACGGTGCTGGTGGCCGTGGCGACCCTGGGCGTGATCCTCGCTGTCGCCGTCTCGCCCGCGGCCTATCTCGACGTCTCCGTCCGGCAGGTGGCCGCCGGGGTGGTCTTCGTGGCGCTGGTGCTGCTGACCGCGGCGCCGCGACTCGCGGTGGTAGCGGCCCGAATTCGGCCACCGGACCTGCCCGATCCCGGCGCGGAGGTGGCGCCCGCGACGCTGACCGACATCTTCGACGCGCAGACCGGCGTCGATCCGGCCGAGGACGACCAGGCCCTGCCGGCCGAGACCATCGAGAGCCGGGCGCGAACCGCGGTGACCACGTTGCGCGGCTTGATCATCGGGATGGCGACGGCGGTCTCGGCGGGCACGGTGATGGCCGCCGCGGCGAGCCCGGGCGGTATCCGGGAGATCGTGCTGGCCGGCGCGGTGGCCGGGGCACTCACCCTGCGGGCCCGCTGGCATCCGGATCGGGTGCAGGCCGTGGCGTTGATCGTCGGCGCCGCGATCGCCACGATCGGCACCGGATTCGTCCTGGTCGGCGCCTATCACACCCCCGCGGCCCGGTTGGCGGTGGCGTTCGTGGTGGCCGGACTCGCTGCCCTGGGATGCCTTGCCGCGGTGGGTCTTCCGGGCCGCAGACTGTCCCCGGTGACCCGTCGCGCCGTCGACCTCGTGGAATACACGCTGATCCTGGTGGTTCCGGCGCTGGCGTTCTGGATCATGGGCGTCTACACCGCCATGCGAGCCATCTGA
- a CDS encoding AAA family ATPase, with product MQRESEPATPTPPAPARSSNTTATWRRARQAAAAPSADGPVVSGAAAGASTTEAGESVAPQQNSEPAATGPKSPGPDAAAYGVIESRTPAAAPAESRPTSSSSAGSRAVQRTGPQTAVTPPQSGASQSERPDAAATTPDELRAAALRAAAARAAAAQAAARAAQSGAAEPSADSARPAGAPNRTGHAAATAGGAAGQSGRPDPAAAPSGTGQVGRPAGTDRQAGTGASPGPAPQPNSPDAAHSGAGPNPSASPPAADAATGRIARFAPGAQSTAAHRPGPGNHGIEGVGAAAEYAQRGAEYAAPQSDSAQAAPQGYPTGYPATPTAGPWAGAASGGYSGQYAAPGQYAAAQYAAAQYAAAQQAAAAEAAAAQTVSQTVEFRHAEAARPAPWQQAATTQADPAVRGVERYQQAAENAPFIEVLPAALTSADLLADISAANRAKLKSATGVRGALNKVGFNLGLSPAEQRVEDRRARIRKQLLTTYQIAVISVKGGVGRTTLAAALGSTFAALRPDRVVAIDANPDFGDLPSRTTPHPYGLSLRDLAQASNLDAFATVQSFMSINSADLAVVASPWNSEAVEALSGGEYMAAMDVLRRHYNLLMVDCGTGVLDSVTTSVLRTSDAVVVVTPATVGGVKGAVATLNWLNTHGLSQLIAKSVVAIVHQQPTKPIVEIEAIEKLFQTAQRPTALIPYDPHLAEGGEIDLRLLDKDTLLAFEELAAGLSDGFPNSYRNGADRGGWR from the coding sequence GTGCAGCGAGAGTCGGAGCCGGCCACTCCCACGCCACCGGCACCCGCCCGATCGTCGAACACCACCGCCACCTGGCGGCGAGCCCGGCAGGCCGCCGCGGCGCCGTCGGCGGACGGACCGGTCGTATCCGGTGCCGCCGCGGGTGCTTCCACGACCGAGGCCGGGGAATCCGTTGCACCCCAGCAGAATTCCGAACCCGCGGCCACCGGGCCGAAGTCGCCGGGCCCGGATGCCGCCGCATACGGTGTGATCGAATCGCGCACCCCCGCCGCGGCTCCCGCCGAATCGCGTCCCACGTCGTCCTCCTCGGCCGGATCGCGCGCGGTGCAGCGCACCGGTCCGCAGACCGCCGTGACCCCGCCGCAATCGGGTGCGTCCCAATCGGAACGCCCCGACGCCGCGGCCACGACCCCCGACGAACTCCGCGCCGCGGCGCTGCGCGCGGCGGCCGCGCGAGCCGCCGCCGCCCAAGCCGCCGCCCGCGCCGCGCAATCCGGTGCGGCCGAACCGTCCGCCGATTCCGCGCGCCCCGCCGGTGCCCCGAATCGAACCGGTCACGCCGCCGCGACCGCGGGCGGCGCCGCCGGGCAATCCGGCCGGCCGGATCCGGCCGCCGCGCCCAGCGGGACCGGGCAGGTGGGCCGGCCCGCCGGAACGGATCGGCAGGCCGGGACGGGTGCGTCGCCGGGGCCCGCGCCGCAGCCGAATTCGCCGGACGCGGCGCATTCCGGGGCGGGGCCGAACCCGTCGGCCTCGCCGCCCGCCGCCGACGCGGCCACGGGTCGGATCGCGCGATTCGCCCCGGGCGCGCAGTCGACCGCCGCGCACCGGCCCGGTCCCGGCAACCACGGCATCGAGGGCGTCGGCGCCGCAGCGGAATACGCGCAGCGCGGTGCGGAATATGCCGCGCCACAATCCGATTCCGCTCAGGCAGCGCCACAGGGCTACCCCACCGGCTATCCCGCCACACCCACGGCCGGCCCCTGGGCGGGGGCCGCGTCCGGCGGGTACTCCGGGCAGTACGCCGCCCCGGGGCAGTACGCCGCCGCGCAGTATGCCGCCGCCCAGTACGCCGCCGCGCAGCAGGCTGCGGCCGCCGAAGCGGCTGCCGCGCAAACTGTTTCGCAGACAGTGGAGTTCCGGCACGCCGAGGCCGCGCGCCCGGCGCCCTGGCAGCAGGCCGCGACCACCCAGGCCGACCCGGCGGTTCGCGGCGTCGAGCGCTATCAGCAGGCCGCGGAGAACGCCCCCTTCATCGAGGTGCTGCCGGCCGCGCTGACGTCCGCGGATCTGCTGGCCGACATCTCGGCCGCCAACCGCGCCAAGCTGAAGTCCGCCACCGGTGTGCGCGGCGCGCTCAACAAGGTCGGCTTCAATCTCGGGCTGTCGCCGGCCGAGCAGCGCGTGGAGGATCGCCGCGCCCGGATCCGGAAGCAGTTGCTCACCACCTATCAGATCGCGGTGATCAGCGTGAAGGGTGGCGTCGGCCGCACCACTCTCGCCGCGGCCCTCGGTTCCACCTTCGCCGCGTTGCGGCCGGACCGGGTCGTGGCCATCGACGCCAATCCCGACTTCGGCGACCTCCCGTCGCGTACCACCCCGCACCCGTACGGCCTGTCGCTGCGTGATCTGGCCCAGGCGTCGAATCTGGACGCGTTCGCGACCGTGCAGTCGTTCATGTCGATCAATTCCGCGGATCTGGCCGTCGTCGCCTCGCCGTGGAACTCCGAGGCCGTGGAGGCTCTGTCCGGCGGCGAGTACATGGCCGCGATGGATGTGCTGCGGCGGCACTACAACTTGTTGATGGTGGACTGCGGCACCGGTGTGCTGGACTCCGTGACCACCTCGGTGCTGCGCACCAGCGATGCGGTGGTGGTGGTGACACCCGCCACCGTCGGTGGGGTGAAAGGCGCTGTGGCGACGTTGAACTGGTTGAACACGCACGGGCTGAGCCAGTTGATCGCCAAATCCGTGGTGGCGATCGTGCATCAGCAGCCGACCAAGCCCATCGTCGAGATCGAGGCGATCGAGAAGCTGTTCCAGACCGCGCAGCGCCCGACGGCGTTGATTCCCTACGATCCCCACCTGGCCGAGGGGGGCGAGATCGACCTCCGGCTGCTCGACAAAGACACATTGCTGGCGTTCGAAGAACTCGCGGCCGGGTTGTCCGATGGCTTCCCGAACTCGTATCGCAACGGCGCCGACCGAGGAGGATGGCGATGA
- a CDS encoding ESX secretion-associated protein EspG, giving the protein MQSQPAPSTSDRRGRTAPAEPDSGEDVDNDPVAIELNVDAALLLQDMAGIGGYPAVLTILSNHFLLEDPDRVRTAVAERLTEVGVLVDGRVHPVVEHWLHCLDRPDVELCALVVDPDPAPDQGLRALLQMSLVRAGDTHVLALRCADEIVIQQVFESRDRLETITAALATALGPWPAVQFEPMRVTDRLLAEVPPEREERHRALVELGAVAHTASVLTRAFDRLVRKAEVVMIEHRDGGTMEPSVAMNVMDTESGRIVVTPSVALDGERWSTYVPGDGTALHAGLVALVELLPGRSWFGTSRSD; this is encoded by the coding sequence GTGCAGTCTCAGCCCGCTCCGTCGACGTCGGATCGGCGCGGCCGGACTGCCCCCGCCGAGCCGGATTCCGGCGAGGATGTGGACAACGATCCGGTTGCGATCGAGTTGAACGTCGATGCCGCCCTGTTACTGCAGGACATGGCTGGCATCGGCGGCTACCCGGCAGTGTTGACGATACTGTCGAACCATTTTCTGCTCGAGGATCCGGACCGGGTGCGCACTGCCGTCGCCGAGCGGCTCACCGAGGTGGGCGTTCTCGTCGACGGTCGTGTGCATCCGGTGGTCGAGCACTGGTTGCACTGCCTGGACCGGCCGGACGTCGAACTGTGCGCACTCGTCGTGGATCCGGATCCCGCCCCGGATCAGGGGCTTCGGGCATTGCTGCAGATGTCGCTGGTGCGGGCCGGTGACACCCATGTGCTCGCGCTCCGCTGCGCGGACGAGATCGTCATCCAGCAGGTCTTCGAATCGCGGGACCGCCTCGAGACCATCACGGCTGCCCTCGCCACGGCGCTCGGTCCCTGGCCCGCAGTGCAATTCGAGCCGATGCGGGTGACCGATCGGCTACTGGCCGAGGTGCCGCCCGAACGGGAGGAGCGGCATCGAGCGCTGGTGGAGCTCGGTGCGGTGGCGCATACTGCGAGCGTGCTCACCAGAGCGTTCGACCGATTGGTGCGAAAAGCGGAAGTGGTGATGATCGAACATCGTGATGGTGGCACGATGGAACCATCGGTGGCCATGAACGTGATGGACACCGAATCCGGCCGGATCGTCGTGACGCCCAGCGTCGCGCTCGACGGCGAGCGCTGGTCGACCTACGTGCCGGGTGATGGCACCGCGTTGCACGCGGGCCTGGTGGCATTGGTCGAGCTGCTGCCCGGACGGAGTTGGTTCGGTACCAGCAGGTCCGACTGA
- a CDS encoding PPE domain-containing protein — protein MPIDPLIGPGETLANQLHSGIGSGPMVDTSTAYSTLAEALSNGAANSDGTMDGMQNIWKGPSATRAETAFRNHATWVRQQALNSYTAANQAAMAAESFNVTLMLTPPPAAFSGVRTLITGLAANPTPLTTPVLISAVGALGALNAQAVSAYSGYAASIADIVGGLPEIPQPAPSIVNTTSGPGPGPGGPGPSGSGPGPSGPGSSPGNTDPGGSTDPKGSTDPGSTNNPGTDPTQSNPDPTQTGTQQPGDTGGNPTGTDPQQPADVQDSLPDNGLGGPDGGLPLERGDLSDSSYSGDMSELGTGMGAYAAYSMSGGGLGSMAGSATGFRMPSNWGRMTSGRAFGAGTGLAEPEPALQRRGVTAPQAQKRRKREEEKQRKAVKVSGKVFVPGELDEVPELEQPPAIGVLEYDLDPLWDESSEDDADLIGVLDHDDEWSSDDERSR, from the coding sequence ATGCCAATCGACCCTCTGATCGGGCCGGGGGAGACGCTCGCCAACCAGTTGCACTCGGGCATCGGGTCCGGTCCGATGGTGGACACGTCCACCGCGTACTCGACGCTGGCCGAGGCGCTGAGCAACGGCGCCGCCAACTCCGACGGCACGATGGACGGGATGCAGAACATCTGGAAGGGTCCGTCCGCGACCCGGGCCGAGACCGCGTTCCGCAACCACGCGACCTGGGTGCGCCAGCAGGCGCTGAACTCGTACACCGCGGCGAATCAGGCGGCGATGGCGGCCGAGTCGTTCAACGTCACACTGATGCTCACACCGCCCCCGGCGGCATTCTCCGGAGTGCGCACGCTCATCACCGGGCTGGCGGCCAATCCGACGCCCCTCACCACGCCGGTGCTCATATCGGCCGTCGGCGCGCTGGGCGCGCTGAACGCGCAGGCGGTCTCGGCCTACAGCGGGTACGCGGCGTCGATCGCCGATATCGTGGGCGGGCTGCCCGAGATCCCGCAACCCGCTCCGTCGATCGTCAACACGACGTCCGGTCCCGGGCCCGGGCCCGGTGGTCCCGGTCCCTCGGGTTCGGGCCCCGGTCCCAGTGGTCCCGGTTCGTCGCCGGGGAACACCGATCCGGGCGGTTCCACCGATCCCAAGGGCTCCACCGATCCGGGCAGTACGAACAATCCGGGAACCGATCCCACCCAATCGAATCCGGATCCGACGCAGACCGGCACCCAGCAGCCCGGCGACACCGGCGGCAACCCCACCGGTACCGACCCACAGCAGCCCGCCGACGTCCAGGACTCGTTGCCGGACAACGGCCTGGGTGGGCCGGACGGCGGGCTCCCGCTCGAGCGGGGCGATCTTTCGGACTCCTCGTACTCGGGCGACATGTCCGAGCTCGGGACCGGCATGGGCGCGTACGCCGCGTACAGCATGTCCGGCGGCGGCCTGGGCTCGATGGCCGGGTCCGCCACCGGATTTCGGATGCCGTCGAATTGGGGCCGGATGACCAGCGGCCGGGCCTTCGGCGCCGGAACCGGTCTCGCCGAACCCGAGCCGGCGTTGCAGCGCCGCGGCGTCACCGCGCCCCAGGCGCAGAAGCGGCGCAAGCGCGAGGAAGAGAAGCAGCGCAAGGCCGTCAAGGTGTCCGGGAAGGTATTCGTACCCGGCGAACTCGACGAGGTGCCGGAGCTGGAGCAGCCGCCCGCGATCGGTGTGCTCGAGTACGACCTCGATCCGCTGTGGGACGAATCCTCGGAGGATGACGCCGATCTGATCGGGGTCCTGGATCACGACGACGAATGGTCGTCGGACGATGAACGTTCTCGGTGA
- a CDS encoding PE domain-containing protein, whose product MALEVIPEDFPALSATLSTIHTDLMGALEGTSVAANPTAAASDLVSQAAAKAFAVYHAHFYAQAAPGFTNILHGSQVLVPIAGDYTGSDESGGGYVTGAAAGIVSI is encoded by the coding sequence ATGGCTCTCGAAGTAATCCCGGAAGACTTCCCCGCCCTCTCGGCGACGCTGTCGACGATCCACACCGATCTGATGGGTGCGCTGGAAGGTACCTCGGTCGCGGCGAATCCGACCGCGGCGGCGTCGGACCTGGTGAGCCAGGCGGCGGCGAAGGCGTTCGCCGTCTACCATGCTCACTTCTATGCCCAGGCGGCGCCGGGCTTCACGAACATCCTGCACGGTTCCCAGGTTCTCGTCCCGATCGCGGGCGACTACACCGGCAGCGACGAGTCCGGCGGCGGCTACGTCACCGGGGCGGCCGCGGGGATCGTGTCGATCTAG